The proteins below come from a single Aegilops tauschii subsp. strangulata cultivar AL8/78 chromosome 6, Aet v6.0, whole genome shotgun sequence genomic window:
- the LOC109770062 gene encoding uncharacterized protein, which yields MAAALHRRPRSRSPLEDEDLLSEILLRLPPQPSSLPRASAVCKLWRRLVSDRGFLRRYRQHHRRSPPLLGFFRDDHPNITYTPTMEAPNRVPVSRFSLHLNDRYSILSCRHGLVLIFYSTWNYVLVWDPVTGDQHRLAAPQGIDMATTPMDAQVLRAAADAQHFQVVLVNYKKKYARVIATIYSSETGVWSNLIQIPVRRGNMQYEAMPPVLVGYSLYILLPGDSTGDSPSVILEVDVDSQSLAVLGLPMDTFAKDQYLIVMRAEGGGLGVLSLTGCTAELWKRNTDCDGVASWVLGRTFELDNLLPLNPEKISSVKSPKTTTVLSVIHLKASMLQKQALVVDMMELIKIC from the exons ATGGCGGCCGCCCTCCACCGCCGCCCCCGTTCCCGCTCGCCTCTGGAAGACGAGGATCTTCTCTCCGAgatcctcctccgcctcccgccgcaGCCGTCCTCCCTCCCCCGCGCCTCCGCCGTGTGCAAGCTTTGGCGCCGCCTCGTCTCCGACCGCGGCTTCCTCCGCCGCTACCGCCAACACCACCGCCGCAGCCCTCCACTCCTCGGTTTCTTCCGCGACGACCATCCAAACATCACCTACACGCCTACCATGGAGGCCCCCAATCGTGTCCCCGTGAGTCGCTTTTCCTTGCATCTCAATGACAGGTACAGTATCCTCAGCTGCCGCCATGGCCTCGTGCTCATCTTCTACTCGACGTGGAACTATGTCCTGGTGTGGGACCCCGTCACCGGCGACCAGCACCGCCTTGCTGCTCCCCAAGGGATCGACATGGCCACTACCCCGATGGATGCGCAGGTGCTTCGCGCTGCTGCCGACGCCCAGCACTTCCAGGTGGTATTGGTAAACTACAAAAAGAAATATGCACGAGTGATCGCCACCATTTACTCGTCGGAGACCGGTGTATGGAGTAATCTCATCCAAATACCGGTTCGACGTGGGAACATGCAATATGAAGCTATGCCCCCTGTGCTGGTTGGGTATTCTCTTTACATCTTGCTCCCCGGGGATTCAACTGGGGATAGTCCAAGTGTAATTCTGGAGGTTGATGTGGATAGCCAGAGCCTAGCTGTGTTAGGTTTGCCAATGGATACCTTTGCCAAAGATCAATACCTGATTGTTATGCGAGCGGAGGGTGGCGGGCTGGGCGTACTCTCCCTGACAGGATGCACCGCCGAGTTATGGAAGAGGAATACCGACTGTGATGGTGTTGCTTCATGGGTGCTGGGACGAACTTTTGAACTGGACAACCTACTTCCCTTGAATCCAGAGAAGATAAG TTCAGTAAAATCCCCGAAAACAACAACTGTTTTATCTGTTATCCATTTGAAAGCATCTATGCTGCAG AAACAGGCATTGGTGGTGGACATGATGGAGCTGATCAAGATATGCTGA